GCTAATGAGAAAATATGAGCATGTTAAACTAAGATGGttaaaaaggtaaacattgtACCCGTGTCTGGGATACACAGAGTCAAGCATATGTCTTGAGGTCGCTGTATGAAtagtgtcttcttcttctccgtgATGTACAGAGCagctcgtgtgtttgtgtttaggaaagaaGACGCCATTCTGGTCATTGCTATGgtaacagaggtcagaggatagggcttTCTCGCTCCCTCGACACAACAGAGAGGTACACAACATAGAAACCTCTAcggagtcagataacaatgtcggACCGCTAAGGTTGAACATTTAGGGACATAGAGTAGTTGTGGCATTATACTGAGGGTGtatagacgagccagagaggacagcttcttcagaattgaggCAGCATCAatcttcaataaacctttcagcataatGCATCTTGGACactgtgcactttctctccatTAATACACAGCATCTGCTGATGTCATGTCTTGTGTATTTGTCCTGTTAAATGCAATTTTTGCAATGCTGCATCTCCGAGATGACCTGGTAAAAATAACACTATCTGCTCCCACAAAAGGTAGATGTACAgtaagtgaaaacatttttctgtggtCTTGGTGGACTGATgttccctctttccctctcgtGTTTAGAGTAAAACAGTCAGGGCAGGTGGAGGCCcatgaaaacagctgcaagcCTTGTCCTGTTACTGCCTCCTCACCTGTATGTGGCTCCGACGGACACAACTACGCCTCcgaggtaaaaaagaaaatattctgcACCGGCATCTCTTTTTTGAAAGCACCCACTTAgataattttttctttttgctttattACTGAATCCAGCCGCCATAAAAACCCtgaaaagaaatggaaagtgCCCATGTCATCGTTTTAAATAATGAGAGGAGTCCAGTCAAGTGCTGTTTCCTGCTGCGCTGACATATATACGTGGGCGCAGCAGGGCAGCACAGTTCATCACTGCTCGCGGGAGGACAAGTGCATCGGCTCAACGTGGCCGTGTGATTAATGACTGACGTTGTTTTGAGTGGCATCAGCGTACAACGGCCGCTGCCAGGACTCTTTATTGATTTATGTATAGTTTTTAATTTTGACCTTGCATGAGAAGGCAGCGGAAAATGACAGCTCATTCTTGGTGCCTTTCTCTAAGTGCAGTGTCTCATCTGAATGagcaatctcttttttttcctgcggtCACCCCcataaatattttaactgcatctctctctccttacaGTGTAAGCTGGAGCAGCAAGCCTGCCTCACGGGCAAAGACCTGAACATCATGTGCACTGGCTTTTGCCCCTGTGCTGTGGCCTCCGTTCCCGACACAAATACCGACACAAAACGTGGCAAGTTCTCTTTTTCCAACCGCTTTTTATTCATGCATCTTCAATTTGCGATTCACACCTCCCTGTCTGCATTGCTGTCATCCCTTTCATGAGTCAAGggttcaaaaaaaaagaaagttacaaTGGTCTGGTGACCTATCAAAGCAAAGCTGTCAGTAGGATAGGACCTACCAACCCACTGCTTGACATTTTGGATCAATACTCGTCAATCTCAGAGATTACTGTTATCCAAATATCCTCCAGTGTGGTTAAACTGCTTTTTCAATCATGTGGTAATTAATTATTTAGAGTGTACACTATCTATCATTGCAGCCAAACAGTATTGATTGTGCACGCTCTGGGGCTCGTGAAAATGCCAATTGATCAAAAGGATGAAATGTTACTCCTGTTTTTCATCTGTAGCCTGGAATAAGTACTTAGCTAACTGAAATTGGATTTCTATTGGACAACAGCAACTCGCTGCAGTGGAGTTAATTGcgaaataatgttttctttgattaGCAGATCATACACTTAGAAATGATCATAACTGGTACACCTCAACAGCTCTAATGTAAGAGGGCAATTTGCACCTTTCATCCTGTTCAGAGCAACGTGAAGCAGTCCGTGAATGAATGTCTTTTGGGAAGGTGAGTCAGATTGCTGTTAAGTGTCTGCCAGGGTTTTGAATCCATGTATTGCCTTCTTTGCCTCCTTCAGAGAGCTGCACTGGCCAGGACCTGGCAGACCTGGGCGACCGCCTGAGAGACTGGTTCCAACTCCTTCATGGAAACGCGAAGCAGAATAACTCTGGCAAGCTCGGAGCTGGCGCCGCTTCAGGTTAGAAACTCATAAAGCGCTTTTATTGTCTGCTGCCTCCAAACTTACAAATCAATTGTCTACGCAAAAAAAATGTAGTATGAATGGAAACTAAAGTACTATGCAAAAAATGTACTTCTAACAGTGCTGGACAAGAGCCTTGTAGCCAGCTGCAAGGACTCCATCGGCTGGATGTTCTCAAAGCTGGACACCAACAGTGACCTGTATTTGGACCAAGCTGAGCTGGCTGCTATTAACCTGGACAAGTACGAGGTCTGCATCCGACCCTTCTTCAACTCCTGCGACAGCTACAAGGATGGGAAGGTCTCCACGGCGGAGTGGTGCCTCTGCTTCTGGAGAGAAAGTGAGTAAAGAGGTCTTCACTGAGGTCTATTTTGACTCACGTCTCTAAATGATATCAAAGTTACATCACAGGGAAATAGAGAGTGTGCACTGACATCACTTTATTCCACCACTGAATGGCAAAACAAGCTATGGTAAAACACAAAAGTGGTATCAAACTTTTCATCGAAGTCCCTGCAAGAAATTAAATGCACAtacttcccaaaatgtcaaactattcctttaagctTTCTTTCCTTTGTCACCTTCAAAGCACATGCTGGTTGTGTggtttcctctcttcttttcaaGCTTCAGCAGTTTGTACAAACTTTTGCTTGAATCCTCCATCCATTCGTCTACTTTTCCACCATCTATCCAGGTCTGACAATATTTCCAGACATCATCAGCAGTTTTCTACCCCTGCTGAGAACAATCTGGACAAGACCTCTTTTATTTGAGTCATCTGACAGTTTGCCAGAATCACTCTCTGGCAAATTGATAGTCTTTCTTCATGGCCTTACTTACCTCTGCCCACAGCAGTGGTAAGTAAGGCCACCAGAAAATCCAGTCGGCTGTAGGGTTCCCCTGGACTTGCCAAATCTGAAAAGACTTTTGGTTGCCACCAAGAAACACTGTGATTAACTCTTTTCGTGACACTCTTGCAGACAAAGGATATTCCCAGTTCACTCTCACTGCATGCTTGGGTTTATTTGGTCTGTCGGGTGGTGTCCTTCACCACCTGATACCAGGTGCATTAATAAACTATGGTGTTCCCTTTGGACGATCTGTGATTAGTGCAAAGGTCCAATGACAAAGCATAAATGTGTTGCGAAGCAGACTCTTCCCTTCAGTCAGGATGCACGAttgttcttttctctgtgcAACATGCAGTCACAGAAATGCAAACTCTATTCTGTGAAGAAGAAGTGTGAATATACAATTCCAGACAGGCATATGGTGATATCAGGTGCATCTCTTCTATACTGGTTCTTTGTAACCGTCCTAAAATGTCTCTACGTCTTAGTGCTGTAGgtgttttaaatgtcactgaataTTGAAACGCTGTTAAAGGTCTGGTTTTGAttcactgctgttgttttgatGAACAACTTCAATTGGAGatcatgttcttgtttttttttctaagaataaaattaaatgtttcatttgttaaCTGCCTCGAAGTTCAAAGCGGATTACCATAGTTACACGGTGACACCCGTGAGTTGGGTTAAGAGAAATGTCAGGCAAAATGATCACAGGAGGAATCTGAAAACCCGGTGTGCTcgaatatttattttgaaaaaaataaaacttctctTTGAAGCACCGTGCCTGACATTTTATGTGTAGTTATCCTgttgcaaaatgtaaaaatgataagGTGTCTCCATGGATGTGATCTCACTTGATAACCTACACTCGCAGTGCTTTTTCAGTGCACATTTGCAACATCTTCACCGTTTGACCTTTACTAAACAAATACAGGATATTCCCGGCAGTAACCTCATTTGCACACCAATTATCACATTGATCAGGCATTTAACCTGCATGCAATAGATTACACCAGCTCTGCTAATCAATTTTTCATTACTAGCTGGTGATATTTCGAAACTACTTCACGCTTATCCATTAAGATGATCTGGAACGTGACGTCGCGCCACATGTATAGAAATTATCTCTATTTTTGTACAGATGCAGACAGAGAAATATTCCtgtgaaaatgtacaaaatactGGGGAAGATTTATCGCCTTGGGGGTCAATACAaagtgtctctctcttctttgtttctatttctaTCTGTTCTCGAGGTGCATTTCGTTGTCATTCTCAGACTACATCCATATGTTCTTTCACCTAAGCTCTCGGCAATCGATCACCCTCCGAGGGGGATGAAATATAAGACTTCTTAAACAAATCAATACGGCAAAAAAGTGTAATTATGAAGAGCATTGATTGAGATAAAGTTTAGGGAGAGAAGTTTAAGGTATTGTCTGTCATCACTTTTCTTGTTTGATTCTCGCAGAGCCGCCGTGCCTCGCTGAGCTGGAGAAGATCCAAGTGCAGGAGGCGGCCAAGAAGAAGTCTggtaaatgtatttatcataGGAGTGCTGTGaaattcagcttttatttgattgaagattttttttttttaacactacgCTTTTTGCATAGGAAATCGCCACGGTTTTCACAGCCAGCCATAAACTGCACCGTCTATCTGACTATGTTTTGCCGCACACTTGTTCCAGATCTCCAGGGTGTTCTTACGTAACAAGGCGCCTGGTGTAGAAGGCGAGAAgctggaggaagctcatttaAGAGATCACAGGCACACGTCAAGGATTAGGCCCTAATCAGACTTGGGGGGATTAGGGGGCAGTGTTGGCTTTGGGAAGAGCAAGGTTAATGTGCCCCTTTGGCTCTCAGAAAAACCCAATGCTATAGTTTCTACCCAACATACTCAACATGCTACATGGCTGCTTTTCAGACATATTTTTCCATCCCTGAAGCCCACTTGTCTCATTGCTTGTGTTTCCTCTCATTTTCACGGTAGCGGTGGTGATGAGGGGGATTCAGTGCTTGTTAGAAAACTTCGCCTTCGGTTTGACAAGAGTGTCCTGAGAGAGGCTGAAACAGCGGAGATCTGTCATCGAGGCTGTCACTGCATTTTTACATGCCACTCTCGCAGCAATAAGGAAACACGTTATGCCAACATACTGTACGAAAGCACATCCGCCAGCATATGCATGCTTgtgtaaaacaaacaggagagcTCACTGTGTGGTATCCTCTGCCAGAAATCTGCCTCTCCATCCTGACGGATGGTTTTATCACAGGTTTACTAAGGCGTGCTGGCATTTTCGTTTATGCAGCACTCATCTCAGGCATCAGCATGAGGCAGCTATATGCGCTAAAGgtataaatatttaacaactTGGCATATGCACGTCCTTCACAGGGATGTATATTCCAAGCTGTGATGAGGACGGATACTACAGGAAAGTGCAGTGTGACCAGAGCCGGGGGGAGTGCTGGTGCGTCGACCAGCATGGTGGAGAGATGATGGGTACCAGAATCCATGGCAACCCCGACTGCGGTAAGCGGGGAGCATTTGGCAAACAGATATTTCTCACACTGCTCACAGCAGGAAAATCTCCTCCTCATGAAGTAATTAACATGAACATATTTGCCAGTTCAGTGACATTATTCTATAAATATACCGTCTCATTTTTAGTGCAGTTTCTTTCCCTTTTATTTGTGTAGAAAATCGTCAAAACATTAGAAGGTTTTTCCCACAAATTTTTCATTAAGGTTTCATTTAACAACTGTACTGTTCAAAACGTTACACCTAGGTGTGTCAATATTCTAGTATTGATGATAATATTACACGGTAATAACACACCTATGATAATATCTTTCCTTACTTCTGTTCGCTTTGCATATCATACTCCAACATCTggttaaattattgtttttgttttgctattATACAGTTATATTCACAGACTCGCTCGTCACCTTGCTACACTTGTATTTTAAGTAAAGGTTTGATAATAAAAGATGCATTTGACTGATTgcatcattttttatcattattattttgaattttttagaTAGATATCGCAACAGTGTTGTAATGGTGAATTCATTTGGCCACAATAATCACATCAATATCTGCTATAGTTACTCTTTttattaattagttaattgttTGACCTATAAAAATAGTGAAACTATCCATCAAAAGCTCTCAAAGGTATCATTTTCAAagttttgcagttttacatCTTCAAAAGATGCCCAAAGATGTTCCATTTAAAATTTTACATATGatggaaaaacatattttctttacatttgagtctaaaacatgctaatgtttgtctgttctgcttGATAATGATCTGTCAACTAACTCATTCCTCACCTGTATTTCCTTTTCCAGATGAAGTGGCGGGATATTCTGGAGATTTCGGGAGCGGTGTGGGAtgggaggatgaagaggagaaggaggcagaAGACAACGGAGAGGAGgcggaagaggaggaagaggaggagggagaggcagacGATGGCGGATACATCTGGTAGAACTGTCTGACCCTGAGCGGGGAGAGCCGAGTCACAGCTGCTGGCCTGAAAATCGACAGGGATGGCTCTCTCCTTACAGCAAAAGATTTTGGGATCGGACTGGGCAGGCATGGAATTGTGTATCATCCTGGTGGGATATGTGGTGCTGGTCCAGGGATGACACGATGACCAGTTTTTGTCTTAGATATGTGTAATTGCTtcattctcctctctgtcttttgagCAACAGAGCTTTTTGTTTTGCCGTCCTGTAAAGCAGGACCCACCGACTACTGCGCCATAGGTAGCTAAAGTCCATCAGAATTCCTATCTTGTCCGACCGCCATCTATGCATATAGAGATTACCAGTAATTTTGTATCGTGTGAACAATTGCTTGAGTATTAGAGCCGTCGTCCCACTGGAATTACCAGAGATCTGAATTTAAAGgagttcaacatttttggaaaatacGCTTGTTTGCCTTGCTAGAGTTTTATGAGAAGTCAGATATGAAGCTAGATCTAGGAGATGATGATTATAGCTTagaataaagactggaaacagagggaaacagatgCTTGTTGCTCTGTCATTATGTTGCATTTTTACGTGCCAGAAAAAGAAATAGTCCGTAAAACTGCTACAATTTCTGACAGGTTAAACAAACAGGATatgatgtgtttattatttagtttaagGGGTTGCTGTCAGGTGAATATTGTTACCGTTGGACACACCCTGACCTACTGTATGCTACCTGTTCCAGCACTGAACAGCAGAAGGACATGTAGAAACTagatggtgaacatagtggagcatttagctgcttaaaaaaggcaaatattTCCCACAgtagttggtggagaccaaaacagagcaaaaagaagAGCAAGTACTGAACATTTTTGATTCATGAAGTGGCTCTGTAACTGTTGAATCTGTAAGGTTGTTAGTAAGAACTTATTTCTGCctcccccaagtggccaaagaAGTCAATTATTATCAAGCTCATCTACGCATCTCccagctgtagcttcatatttaccggTGTTGACCTTCTCATCTATCTTGGCTAGAAGCGCATTTCCCACAAATGtcgaactattcctttaaaagcAGTCCAGTGCAATGTGGTTATGTATTTCCAAACTGATTCTGTACATAAATCCAGTGTAAATGATCTGTGAAGTGAGCAGCTTAGAGGATTTCAGGTCACTTACGGTGTCAAGCTACCTTTATGATAAAAGGGTGCACTGCAGCTCACAGCGGTTTTTAAATCTTACATGCTTTACAGATAAAGTGAATACACACAACTATACAGGACCTACATTTCCAGTTGGATTTACTTTTGTTGAAAACCTGTAGAATGTACTTTCATGGCCTAAACTGCACCTACAGTAGGAACCACTAGTCGCTCTGAAACTCTGAAATCATGTCAAAGAATGTGCCacaattatgttttattgaGTTTGCAACTTGAGAaacttgtattttgtgtttataaaaaaaaaatgtgtgcattACTTGAAGTTCTGTGTGTATACTTGAATCCACATTGTAATTTTTTTCTATGAGAACATTGTTGCCATGTCTTCATTCATGCTATTGGTAGGCCAGACGTTTGGTTGTTTTTAGTATTGCATGTTAGTAAAATAAGAATGTACTTCTAGGCTGAGCACTTTACTAATAAAGGCACTGGAGCCAAACTGTATGTTGAATTCAATCTTTTCCAACTTCATGTCAGCTAACGAGAACCTTCTTGCTGCGAGGCAGTGCTTGGGAAGGTGTGCATTGGGAAATGAAATGAGTCACATAAAGACAAGTTGATTGTCTTCACTGTGGGAAGGTggtcaggagaaaaaaatacatcacaGATTGCAGCacttagcttttttttccccccacctcAGGAGATCCAAATTTTCAAATTTAGCTTCTGcactaaaaacagattttgagCATAAACGATCTTACACCTACACCCACCGTACCTTGCATGTCATAATTTTCtagctggatgtgtaaatatgaatattttggaGCACAGAATTACTCATGATCGTTGGGTCCTCTGGTGTGTGAAGCACTGATTACTCAAGCTTATTACAGCTAAGGCCTGTGACTACTGCGGTTACATCTGATTATGTTTAACAAGGCATTAAATAGAAACAATTCCATTATCATCTGCGATCACGGAGACTATattggaatttaaaaaaaaaacaataagaggAAGTTGaaagctgcagagacgagcagGAGAGGATTTGCTGGGGATAATTTGGTGCTCAGCTGCCACCTCATGCTAAGAGAACAAATTACAGCCAATTGACTTACCACTTAATGACCACGAAATGAAAGACACTGTCAGATGATATAAATCTGCTATTAATGAATCCACACCAATATACTTAACCATCATTAGCAATCCAGCCCCCAGTAAAAGTCGTGGATTAACTCTTGTGTAACCGTTTAGGTAAAATACATTGTGAGAAATGAGTAAATGTGTCAGTATTTACAATGCTAAACTTTATTCATACActatttcattaaataaaaaccaacTTGATCTTGGTACAAGACTAAAAGTCTGAAGCCATGCttgctctgtgaggctgcagtgctttgtctgtatgttaacatgctgatgcttgCCAGGTACCGTGTTCGacatcagacaaactgaacatttgAGCTAATGATGGCGCTAGGTGAAAAGTCACAATTCCTCCTGAGGGGGAAATAAATGTGCGAGCCACATTTTATGATTCATCCAACAgttgtcaaaacatttcactgaaagcCAAAAATGTCGACCTCACGGTGGCCCCAGAGGGAAAAGTCAGGGatattgttgagatatttccagCAGTAAAATAGCTTTTAATTCTGACAGGCAGCCAGCGAAGGGCAGCAAGGTTTGTGATAATGTGGTCACTTCTCTCAGAGTGTGTAAAAAAAGCCTGGAGGCAGCACTCTGCAATTTGCTGCAGTTGGTTGATATAACAATAAGGCATATCATAATAATTAAGCCTGGAGGTCCTCCACGTTTGACAATGACAAAGTGCCAAAACAAAACGTGATTGCACCACTTGAGCGTCTAATGACAGGTTGGAATCCAAAAATTACTCCAAGGTTGACTTCTGGCTTCATAATAGTTGATAGATAAGGTACTAACACAGGTGATACGGTGCTTATAGAAGTATTCATCACCTTTTTTTACAACATGAAATCACAGTACATATAATTTGGACAATTGATTGCAAAAGACACCTCTGAAATGTCAATATTTAGGAGTCATCTTTGACTAAAGAGACCATTGAGCCAAGCAATTTTCCCTCCATCCTTTAATGGACCAATTACTTAGGACTTGTTTTATTGAACTACTAgtcaaataataatataattaatataataatgatagtCCTAATTCAATGCAAGAACACATGACCCAAGATAGAGCCCTGCGGAACTCCACAACAGAGTGGAGCATGTGAAAACAGTCCTCCTCCAACCACAATGGAGAAGAACCTCAACGTTGTTCATTTTCCACCTCAGAAAACAGGTTCATAttgagatatactgtatatttctcCTCTCTGGTGTCATCCACACTTTATTTCTGTCAGCCCTAAAGTGTGTAGCAGATCCTGAGCAAATGATGCAACGTGACACAAACCTTGAATAATGTATAAGGTGCTACTTAAGCAGTTTCCCctcaagggaaaaaaaaaatgctggttACTTTAAACTAATATAgagaaaaagtgtgaaaaaggttttaattgggagttaaaaataaaaacaataaatggcCAGTTGAGtcaaaaacaagttatttttattacattttaaccACTCATCACTAAATCCTTATGTGTGGATGTTGCTATTGTCAAACTATTTGCACAGATAATTACTTCAAGTTCTAGTCAGTAATAAATAACTCCAGTACTTTATAGTGTCAGCTAAAGGGCagttactgtacaaacatttaCATCTGTATTATACataatttacagtatttagCAACTAGTACACAACACTGTCAAAGGAAAAgcagtttgtttacatgcatacTTTCTCAGTAAACACTCAAGATTCCTTGTATAAaatctgtttaatatttatcttttttttgttttttatatctcAGTCACAAATATCCCTGcatatgttaataaataaaacgttCAAAAGGTCGCCCTGTAAACATGGGATGCAGGAGACAGTAGAagtcaaagaacaaaaatactTCAGCT
The nucleotide sequence above comes from Larimichthys crocea isolate SSNF chromosome XVI, L_crocea_2.0, whole genome shotgun sequence. Encoded proteins:
- the LOC104928905 gene encoding testican-2, which encodes MVVVRIVACLSLLVGFSLQVDVKSGKEAGKAGNFMEDEQWLSTISQYSRKIKHWNRFRDEVEDDYIKNTEENMGSDETVDTTKDPCQNVKCSRHKVCVAQGYQRAMCVNRKKLEQRVKQSGQVEAHENSCKPCPVTASSPVCGSDGHNYASECKLEQQACLTGKDLNIMCTGFCPCAVASVPDTNTDTKRESCTGQDLADLGDRLRDWFQLLHGNAKQNNSGKLGAGAASVLDKSLVASCKDSIGWMFSKLDTNSDLYLDQAELAAINLDKYEVCIRPFFNSCDSYKDGKVSTAEWCLCFWREKPPCLAELEKIQVQEAAKKKSGMYIPSCDEDGYYRKVQCDQSRGECWCVDQHGGEMMGTRIHGNPDCDEVAGYSGDFGSGVGWEDEEEKEAEDNGEEAEEEEEEEGEADDGGYIW